A part of Paraliobacillus zengyii genomic DNA contains:
- a CDS encoding glycoside hydrolase family 43 protein gives MKTFKNPIIAGFYPDPSICLVNDDYYLVTSTFEYFPGVPIFHSKDLVHWKQIGHVLDRPSQLNLDETPYSKGIYAPTIRYDDGIFYMITTFVVSQTGARKNFYVTATDPAGPWSDPNWLVDAPGIDPSLLFDDDGKVYYTGNRRPPNGSEYPKHNQIWLQELDLEQRKLVGPTFALWEGALKYAHAQEAPHLYKIDNYYYLLIAEGGTGFTHAVTIARSENITGPYESTETNPILTHRHLGRDHEIANVGHADIVQTQTGDWWMVCLASRPYGGYRNLGRETFLVPFKWENGWPVVNPGKGMIESEMAFPNLSEHKWPSLPACDPFEKEVLDLRWNFLRTPRGDFWSLTERPGFLRLKPKKETIMEASNPAFVGRRQQDISFYASTVMEFKPEDPSESAGLVLLQNEGFQFRMERILKDNKQYIQLVRREAGKDELIACQELDDLKKLYLKVEAYGQAYSFYYGTIVDEWRALATDLDGTILSTDKAGGFVGAYIGLYASSNGNTSSNYADFDWFEYKGTE, from the coding sequence ATGAAAACGTTTAAAAACCCAATAATTGCAGGCTTTTACCCAGATCCATCAATTTGTCTTGTTAACGATGACTACTACTTGGTGACATCAACATTCGAGTACTTCCCAGGAGTTCCAATCTTTCATAGTAAAGATTTAGTTCATTGGAAACAGATTGGCCATGTTTTAGACAGACCTTCCCAACTGAACCTTGATGAAACGCCATATTCTAAAGGTATTTATGCACCAACGATTCGATACGACGATGGTATTTTTTATATGATTACGACTTTTGTAGTTAGTCAAACTGGTGCAAGGAAAAATTTTTATGTTACTGCAACAGATCCAGCAGGTCCTTGGTCTGATCCAAACTGGTTAGTCGATGCTCCAGGAATAGATCCGTCTTTGCTTTTTGATGATGACGGAAAAGTATATTATACCGGTAATCGTCGCCCACCTAACGGCAGTGAATATCCGAAACATAATCAAATATGGTTGCAAGAGCTTGACCTAGAGCAGAGAAAACTAGTTGGTCCAACTTTTGCTTTATGGGAAGGTGCATTGAAATATGCGCATGCGCAAGAAGCACCACATCTATATAAGATTGATAATTACTATTATTTGCTGATAGCGGAAGGTGGAACTGGTTTTACACATGCAGTAACGATCGCACGTAGTGAAAATATAACAGGACCATATGAGTCAACCGAGACAAATCCAATTTTAACTCACCGTCACCTTGGAAGGGATCATGAGATCGCTAATGTTGGTCATGCAGATATCGTTCAAACCCAAACAGGCGATTGGTGGATGGTTTGTCTTGCTTCACGTCCATATGGTGGTTACCGAAACCTTGGTAGAGAAACCTTCCTTGTTCCATTTAAGTGGGAAAACGGTTGGCCAGTAGTTAATCCTGGAAAAGGAATGATTGAATCTGAAATGGCATTTCCGAATTTATCAGAACACAAGTGGCCATCGTTGCCTGCTTGTGACCCATTTGAGAAAGAAGTGCTTGATTTACGATGGAACTTTTTGCGAACACCAAGAGGAGATTTCTGGTCATTGACGGAACGACCTGGTTTTCTAAGGTTAAAGCCAAAGAAGGAAACAATAATGGAAGCTAGTAATCCAGCTTTTGTTGGACGACGTCAACAAGATATTAGTTTTTATGCGAGTACAGTAATGGAATTCAAGCCAGAAGACCCTAGTGAATCAGCGGGATTAGTATTGCTACAAAATGAGGGTTTCCAGTTTCGTATGGAGCGAATTTTAAAAGATAATAAACAATATATTCAACTCGTACGTCGAGAAGCTGGTAAGGATGAATTAATTGCTTGTCAGGAACTAGATGATCTAAAAAAACTGTATCTAAAGGTAGAAGCATATGGTCAAGCATATAGTTTTTATTATGGAACAATAGTAGATGAGTGGAGAGCACTAGCAACTGATCTAGATGGAACAATTCTTAGTACGGATAAAGCGGGAGGATTTGTTGGAGCGTATATTGGCTTATATGCCAGTAGTAATGGAAATACAAGTAGTAATTATGCTGATTTTGATTGGTTCGAATACAAAGGCACAGAGTGA
- a CDS encoding glycoside hydrolase family 88/105 protein — MREYQGKTGLGWAETACRSLMDRYEPNFLPPKNRWHYHQGVFLCGMYDVFLQTKNKIYFDYVKEYVDKLVDEQGNFLFARGELDAIQPGLLLLPLYQETGDKRYQLAALKLRSLLKTLNRTKQGGFWHKDKYPYQMWLDGLYMAGPFAIQYGQMFREPELIDLIMHVEKLMREHTMDEKTGLYFHGYDESKEMSWATTKGHAPEIWGRALGWYSMVLVNLIELLEEGHPKKEELRVVVQQLIDRLLHYQDKETGLWYQIIDKGEREDNWLESSCSSLFVYAIAKAVNKGYISEKYFKSAKIGYEGILKHKVSLDESDGFQLHGICIGTSIGEYDYYINRETSVNDLHGVGAFILASVQIDQHDAV; from the coding sequence ATGAGGGAATATCAAGGGAAAACAGGATTGGGTTGGGCAGAAACAGCTTGTCGTAGTTTAATGGATCGATATGAACCAAACTTCCTTCCACCTAAAAATCGTTGGCATTATCACCAAGGGGTTTTTCTTTGTGGTATGTATGATGTATTTTTGCAAACAAAAAACAAAATCTATTTTGATTATGTAAAAGAATACGTGGATAAGTTAGTTGATGAACAAGGGAATTTTCTTTTTGCACGGGGTGAATTAGATGCAATTCAACCTGGGTTACTATTACTACCTTTGTACCAAGAAACCGGTGATAAACGCTACCAATTAGCCGCTCTAAAGCTAAGAAGCTTATTGAAGACATTGAATCGAACGAAACAAGGTGGATTTTGGCACAAAGACAAATATCCATACCAAATGTGGCTCGATGGCTTATATATGGCTGGTCCATTCGCTATTCAATATGGCCAAATGTTTCGGGAACCTGAATTAATTGATTTAATCATGCATGTGGAAAAATTGATGAGAGAGCATACAATGGATGAAAAAACAGGATTGTATTTTCATGGTTATGATGAAAGTAAAGAAATGTCGTGGGCAACAACTAAGGGCCATGCTCCTGAAATATGGGGACGTGCGCTCGGTTGGTATAGTATGGTGTTAGTTAACCTTATTGAACTTTTGGAAGAAGGACATCCAAAAAAAGAGGAGTTACGTGTAGTAGTGCAACAATTAATAGACCGTTTACTACATTATCAGGATAAAGAAACGGGTTTATGGTATCAGATAATAGATAAAGGAGAACGAGAGGATAACTGGCTTGAGAGTTCATGCTCCAGCTTATTTGTTTATGCGATAGCCAAGGCTGTTAACAAAGGCTATATTAGTGAAAAATATTTTAAAAGTGCAAAAATCGGTTATGAAGGTATTTTGAAACATAAGGTGAGTTTAGATGAAAGCGATGGATTTCAGCTGCATGGTATTTGCATTGGAACGTCTATTGGAGAATATGATTACTATATTAATAGAGAGACGAGCGTTAATGATCTTCATGGTGTAGGTGCTTTTATTCTTGCTAGTGTTCAAATAGATCAACATGATGCTGTCTAA
- a CDS encoding glycosyl hydrolase family 28 protein, producing the protein MNVFLAGDSTMSYYPVERYPRTGWGQVFQEYFNDDVMVINDGASGRSTRTFIDEERLDKIDGQLRAGDYLFIQFGHNDAKANSERYTEPQTTYKQNLTKFVEVAWKRQANPILLTPVQRRNFYADGTVLDSHDQYAIAIRELAEELDVPLLDITRSSTELLEKIGDEKSKKLFMWIEPNQYEYYPDGEKDNTHFSREGAKEIAKLVIEAIKQQQLPLCHYLKKTWDKQQLPTFSVNSPDIPSKQFDITEFGAIGNGIFDNTEVIKKTIDACVKAGGGKVIVPAGIWLTGSIQLQSKINFHVKSGALVRFTDNFNDYPLIVSSFEGKETVRCQSPIDGEGLEDIAITGKGIFDGAGHQWRPIKKWKMTGLQWKELITSGGVIDEQAQIWWPTENAKNGARIVDELEKRSNIKIDNFLPVRDYLRPNLVSIRKCTRVLLDGPTFQNSPAWNIHPWLCEHVKIKNIKVRNPWYAQNGDGLDLESCRYAIVSKCEFDVGDDAICIKSGKDEVGRKLAVPSQDILIEKCTVFNGHGGFVIGSEMSGDVRNIQIKDCVFSGTDKGVRIKTARGRGGIIESIVIQNIKMHDISKEAIIIQMYYESEQVGDAQPFTEKTPIIRNIWLEKINCYAAKVAIVLKGLPESPITAITCKEMSLTSQEGITCLYTSSLRLESFEGNIAHDPLIQLDNCDHIQIRKFRNKNKVKTLVKLTGKNTELIDFSGLLDTEQLVEIGREVDVNQIVGSNK; encoded by the coding sequence ATGAACGTATTTTTAGCTGGTGACTCGACGATGTCTTATTATCCAGTAGAAAGATATCCGAGAACTGGATGGGGCCAAGTTTTTCAGGAATATTTTAATGATGACGTAATGGTTATTAACGATGGAGCTTCAGGACGATCTACGAGGACGTTTATTGATGAGGAACGTCTAGATAAGATTGATGGGCAACTTAGAGCAGGAGATTATCTATTTATTCAATTTGGTCATAATGATGCAAAAGCAAATAGTGAGCGATATACAGAACCACAAACAACGTATAAACAGAATTTAACTAAATTTGTTGAAGTTGCTTGGAAACGTCAAGCGAATCCAATCTTGTTAACACCAGTACAAAGAAGAAACTTTTATGCTGATGGTACAGTACTAGATTCGCATGATCAATATGCTATCGCTATTAGAGAACTAGCAGAAGAATTAGACGTTCCTTTACTTGATATAACCAGATCAAGTACGGAACTACTTGAGAAAATTGGTGACGAAAAGTCAAAAAAATTATTCATGTGGATAGAACCAAATCAATATGAATATTATCCTGATGGAGAAAAGGATAATACCCACTTTTCTAGAGAAGGTGCAAAGGAAATTGCTAAATTAGTTATAGAGGCTATTAAACAGCAACAACTTCCATTATGTCATTACTTGAAAAAAACGTGGGATAAACAACAACTACCGACTTTTTCAGTTAATAGTCCAGATATACCTAGTAAACAATTTGATATAACGGAATTTGGTGCAATTGGAAACGGAATTTTTGATAATACAGAAGTGATTAAGAAAACAATTGATGCATGTGTTAAAGCTGGAGGAGGAAAGGTGATTGTTCCTGCGGGTATTTGGCTCACTGGATCAATTCAGTTACAAAGTAAAATAAATTTTCATGTAAAAAGTGGTGCTCTTGTACGATTCACAGATAACTTTAATGATTACCCATTAATAGTGTCTAGCTTTGAAGGTAAGGAGACAGTCCGTTGTCAGTCACCAATAGATGGAGAAGGACTTGAGGATATTGCAATCACAGGAAAAGGTATATTTGATGGGGCGGGTCATCAATGGCGACCAATTAAAAAATGGAAGATGACAGGATTACAATGGAAGGAATTAATTACGTCAGGAGGAGTGATTGATGAACAAGCACAGATTTGGTGGCCTACAGAGAATGCTAAGAATGGGGCAAGGATAGTTGATGAACTGGAAAAAAGATCAAATATAAAGATTGATAATTTCTTGCCTGTACGTGACTATTTAAGACCTAATCTTGTAAGTATAAGAAAATGCACTAGAGTATTATTAGACGGTCCAACTTTTCAAAATTCACCAGCTTGGAATATCCATCCGTGGTTATGTGAGCATGTAAAGATCAAAAATATAAAAGTTAGGAATCCTTGGTATGCTCAAAATGGAGATGGATTGGATTTAGAATCATGTCGTTATGCAATCGTGTCTAAATGTGAATTTGATGTAGGTGACGATGCTATCTGTATCAAATCTGGTAAAGATGAAGTTGGGCGCAAGTTGGCAGTACCTAGTCAAGATATATTAATCGAAAAATGTACTGTTTTTAATGGTCATGGGGGTTTTGTTATTGGGAGTGAGATGTCAGGAGATGTACGAAATATTCAAATAAAGGATTGTGTTTTTTCAGGAACAGATAAAGGTGTTCGTATAAAAACAGCAAGAGGTCGAGGCGGTATTATTGAGAGCATTGTAATTCAAAATATCAAAATGCATGATATCTCTAAAGAGGCAATTATTATACAAATGTATTATGAAAGTGAACAAGTTGGAGATGCACAACCATTTACTGAAAAAACACCTATCATTCGAAACATATGGTTAGAAAAAATTAATTGTTATGCTGCAAAAGTAGCAATTGTCTTAAAAGGGCTACCAGAAAGTCCAATAACCGCAATAACCTGTAAAGAAATGTCGCTCACATCTCAAGAAGGGATAACATGCTTATACACAAGTTCCTTGAGACTAGAATCTTTTGAAGGGAATATTGCTCATGACCCTTTGATTCAATTAGATAATTGTGATCATATCCAGATTAGAAAATTCAGAAACAAAAACAAGGTAAAAACATTGGTCAAATTAACTGGCAAAAACACGGAATTAATTGATTTTTCAGGACTTCTTGATACCGAACAATTAGTTGAGATCGGTAGAGAAGTTGATGTTAATCAAATTGTAGGATCCAATAAATAA
- a CDS encoding sugar phosphate isomerase/epimerase family protein, giving the protein MELNLGIRAHDINYHTAEEIANEVANKGLSAIQLALQKSFNQLSFEKGFLNPGFAKHINKSFQNKQIDIAVLGCYINMIHPNQEDRRKALERFKEHIRFARDFNCSVVGTETGNVHAKMGYTTDNFTEKPFLAVVDSVKELVNEAEKFGVIVGIEGGVNHPVHTPELMKELVDRVDSNNLQVIFDPANYITIDNYKQQEKLFQTAVDLFGDRIVIIHAKDFIVESNQIKMVPVGEGLLDYHQIFSWVKKTKPAIHVLLENTKEPYIEASISYLKQTFEISK; this is encoded by the coding sequence ATGGAATTAAATCTAGGAATACGGGCACATGATATTAATTATCATACAGCAGAGGAAATAGCTAATGAAGTGGCGAATAAAGGATTATCAGCAATTCAATTAGCACTTCAAAAATCATTTAATCAACTTTCGTTTGAGAAGGGTTTTTTAAATCCTGGCTTTGCAAAACATATAAATAAATCGTTTCAAAATAAACAAATCGATATCGCTGTCTTAGGTTGTTACATTAATATGATCCATCCGAATCAAGAAGATAGAAGGAAAGCATTAGAGCGATTTAAAGAACATATTCGCTTTGCACGTGACTTTAATTGCAGTGTTGTAGGTACGGAAACTGGGAATGTTCATGCGAAAATGGGTTATACAACTGATAATTTCACTGAAAAACCTTTTCTTGCTGTTGTTGATAGTGTTAAGGAACTCGTCAACGAAGCAGAAAAATTCGGAGTTATTGTTGGGATTGAAGGTGGTGTTAATCATCCAGTCCATACTCCCGAATTAATGAAAGAACTAGTAGACCGTGTTGACTCAAATAATCTACAAGTAATCTTTGATCCTGCGAATTATATTACGATTGATAATTATAAACAACAGGAAAAGTTATTTCAAACAGCAGTAGATTTGTTTGGAGATCGAATCGTAATTATTCATGCTAAAGATTTTATAGTTGAATCGAATCAAATTAAGATGGTGCCTGTTGGAGAAGGGCTACTAGATTATCACCAGATTTTCTCTTGGGTAAAAAAAACCAAACCAGCTATTCATGTTTTATTAGAGAATACTAAAGAACCATATATTGAAGCAAGTATTAGTTATTTAAAACAAACATTTGAGATCAGCAAGTAA
- a CDS encoding lactate racemase domain-containing protein translates to MGILQDLLKDIPIPQMAAVKQTFANQQIDNLSEELRSRLDQDGLKEQIKPGMEIAVAVGSRGLDRLVELTKETILFLQSLGAKPFIVPSMGSHGGATGEGQKAVLEHLGITQESVNAEIRSSMEVIEVGKLPNGLPVYIDKLAAEADGIVVINRVKPHTAFRGPVESGIMKMISIGLGKQKGAEACHQLGFKHMAEHVPAMAKLTLASMPILFAVATVENAFDKIARVEVWKPDEIEEKEAGMQELSKQLLPKLFFEKIDVLVIDQIGKNISGDGMDPNITGRYPTPYAYGGPEVTKMVVLDLTKQTEGNANGVGTADFTTQKLVDKMDRDTTYANGLTSTVVGPTNISTTLPNDKQAIQAAIKTCNILDFTKVKLVRIKNTLDIGTIEVSAALLNEVEQHDNLEKLTDLKDMKFNSLDDLL, encoded by the coding sequence ATGGGAATTTTACAAGACTTACTAAAAGATATTCCAATTCCGCAAATGGCAGCAGTAAAGCAAACATTTGCAAATCAGCAAATTGATAATTTGTCTGAGGAACTACGTAGTCGTCTCGATCAAGACGGATTAAAGGAGCAGATAAAACCAGGAATGGAAATAGCGGTGGCTGTCGGTAGTCGTGGTCTTGATCGACTTGTTGAATTAACGAAAGAGACGATTCTTTTTTTACAAAGCTTAGGAGCAAAACCATTCATTGTGCCAAGCATGGGTAGTCATGGCGGTGCAACTGGAGAGGGACAAAAGGCAGTACTTGAACATTTAGGGATAACACAAGAGAGCGTCAACGCTGAAATCCGTTCATCGATGGAAGTAATAGAAGTGGGAAAGTTACCTAATGGATTACCAGTTTATATCGACAAACTAGCAGCAGAAGCAGACGGTATTGTTGTGATCAATCGAGTCAAACCTCATACTGCCTTTCGCGGACCAGTGGAAAGTGGCATTATGAAGATGATTAGTATTGGTTTGGGTAAACAAAAGGGTGCTGAAGCCTGTCATCAACTAGGGTTTAAACACATGGCCGAACATGTACCAGCGATGGCAAAGTTAACCTTAGCAAGTATGCCGATTCTATTTGCTGTTGCAACCGTGGAAAATGCATTTGATAAAATTGCTAGGGTTGAAGTTTGGAAACCAGATGAAATTGAAGAAAAAGAAGCAGGTATGCAAGAATTATCGAAACAGTTGTTACCAAAACTGTTCTTTGAAAAAATTGATGTACTCGTAATTGACCAAATTGGAAAGAACATTAGTGGTGATGGTATGGATCCAAATATTACGGGACGTTACCCTACACCTTATGCATATGGAGGACCAGAAGTAACGAAAATGGTCGTACTAGATTTGACTAAGCAAACTGAAGGAAACGCCAATGGTGTTGGTACGGCTGATTTCACAACTCAAAAACTAGTAGATAAAATGGATCGGGATACAACTTATGCTAATGGCTTAACGTCGACAGTTGTAGGACCGACAAATATATCAACAACACTTCCAAATGATAAGCAGGCAATTCAAGCAGCGATCAAAACGTGCAATATTTTAGATTTTACAAAAGTAAAGCTTGTACGAATTAAAAATACGTTGGATATAGGAACAATAGAAGTATCTGCAGCGTTATTAAATGAAGTGGAACAACATGATAATTTAGAAAAACTAACTGATTTGAAGGATATGAAGTTTAATAGTTTAGATGATTTACTGTGA
- a CDS encoding SDR family oxidoreductase encodes MSDLFNLSGKVAVAIGGNSVLGGAIAKGFAEHGAKVAIVGRDLEKAELIVKEIIASGGDAKAFQADVSDLKTVEQVAEEIEDWSGGWDIILNAPGQNSATPFMELEPDEWDSIMDVNLRGLVFSTQIFAKRMINQKRKGSIINISSVSSTTPLSKVFTYSASKAGVNNITQFLAKEFAANGIRVNAIIPGFFPAEQNRKILSEDRVNSIMNHTPLNRFGVPEELKGAAIYLASDKASGFVTGTFLRVDGGFGSMTI; translated from the coding sequence ATGAGTGATTTATTTAATTTAAGTGGTAAAGTAGCGGTTGCAATTGGTGGAAATAGCGTTTTAGGTGGCGCAATAGCCAAAGGTTTTGCTGAACATGGTGCAAAAGTAGCGATAGTGGGGAGGGATTTAGAGAAAGCTGAATTGATAGTGAAAGAGATTATCGCAAGTGGTGGTGATGCAAAAGCATTTCAAGCAGATGTAAGTGATTTAAAAACCGTCGAACAAGTGGCAGAAGAAATAGAGGATTGGAGTGGAGGTTGGGATATCATCCTTAATGCACCAGGGCAAAACAGCGCTACACCATTTATGGAATTAGAACCAGATGAATGGGATAGCATTATGGACGTGAATTTAAGAGGACTTGTATTTTCAACGCAAATATTTGCTAAACGAATGATCAATCAAAAAAGAAAAGGTAGCATCATTAATATATCATCTGTTTCATCTACGACTCCTTTATCTAAGGTCTTTACGTATTCAGCCTCTAAAGCTGGTGTGAACAACATCACCCAATTTTTAGCGAAAGAATTTGCCGCAAATGGAATTCGTGTCAACGCGATTATTCCAGGCTTTTTCCCAGCGGAGCAAAACCGTAAAATTTTAAGCGAGGATCGGGTCAATTCAATTATGAATCACACGCCGTTAAATCGTTTTGGTGTTCCTGAAGAATTAAAAGGAGCTGCAATTTATTTAGCTTCAGATAAGGCTTCAGGATTTGTAACAGGTACATTCTTACGCGTGGACGGTGGATTTGGAAGTATGACGATATAA
- a CDS encoding gluconokinase has product MVELKAFKRRNVVIGVDIGTTSTKAVLFDCNGGFIFQAEEKVTTLYPEQGYAEQGPEEIEHKTKQVLRQVIEQVVSRNEKLLAIGLATAMHSLICVDEKKQALSNAIIWSDSRSSKQASELNNDEGKEFYCKTGTPIHPMSPFLNLIWMKETEYYAYQEASYFMTIKDYLVWKWFDERWIDEAMASSTGLYNLKKHAWDRDALQLAGITEAQLSKIVSPDTVLTSVQIAKELGIGVDIPFIIGSADGQLANLGDGMILPGEVAISVGTSGAIRQFIDGTEVDPFEETFTYAFTKETSIVGGPTNNGGIVLQWLKNLLEFEGSDQQLIALSDGVKPGADGLFFLPYINGERAPFWNQDATGSFVGLTIRHKKEHLVKAVLEGICFNLYHIGESLERVAGVPKQICANGGLTQSEKWVQILADVFGKEIHLSETHHSVAWGAAWTALFGIKEVASFAAIKEKSGPQKVVQTIRENHQQYRQIYQKYRDLTKLLS; this is encoded by the coding sequence ATGGTTGAATTGAAAGCGTTTAAAAGAAGAAACGTTGTTATTGGTGTAGATATTGGTACAACGAGTACGAAAGCAGTATTATTTGATTGCAATGGAGGTTTCATTTTTCAAGCAGAAGAGAAGGTAACAACACTTTATCCTGAACAAGGTTATGCCGAGCAAGGACCTGAAGAAATTGAGCATAAAACAAAACAAGTTTTGCGACAGGTAATTGAGCAAGTTGTCTCTAGAAATGAAAAACTACTAGCGATTGGATTAGCAACAGCAATGCACTCTTTAATTTGTGTCGATGAGAAGAAACAAGCACTATCTAACGCAATTATCTGGTCTGACAGTAGAAGTAGTAAGCAAGCTTCGGAACTGAATAACGATGAAGGGAAGGAGTTCTATTGTAAAACGGGCACACCAATTCATCCAATGTCTCCATTTCTGAATCTAATTTGGATGAAGGAAACAGAGTATTATGCCTATCAAGAGGCTTCCTATTTCATGACAATCAAGGATTATCTGGTATGGAAATGGTTTGATGAAAGATGGATTGATGAAGCGATGGCCTCATCAACAGGATTATACAATCTAAAGAAACATGCTTGGGATCGTGATGCTTTACAGTTAGCGGGCATAACAGAAGCACAATTATCCAAAATAGTTTCGCCAGATACAGTTTTAACTTCCGTCCAGATCGCTAAAGAACTTGGAATAGGAGTAGATATACCATTTATAATTGGGTCTGCTGATGGCCAGTTGGCAAATCTTGGTGACGGCATGATTTTACCTGGTGAAGTTGCAATCTCAGTCGGGACTAGTGGTGCTATTAGACAGTTTATCGACGGTACAGAGGTTGATCCGTTTGAGGAGACTTTTACCTATGCTTTTACAAAGGAGACATCAATTGTTGGTGGTCCGACGAACAATGGTGGAATTGTTCTTCAATGGTTAAAAAATTTATTAGAATTTGAAGGTAGCGACCAGCAATTGATTGCATTGTCAGATGGAGTGAAACCAGGTGCTGATGGTTTGTTCTTTTTACCATATATAAACGGGGAACGTGCACCGTTTTGGAATCAAGATGCAACAGGAAGTTTTGTTGGATTAACAATTAGACATAAAAAAGAACATTTAGTCAAGGCGGTATTGGAAGGTATTTGCTTTAATTTATATCATATCGGTGAGTCATTAGAAAGAGTTGCAGGCGTACCAAAACAGATTTGTGCAAATGGTGGCTTAACCCAATCAGAAAAATGGGTGCAAATTCTTGCTGATGTATTCGGAAAAGAAATTCATCTATCTGAGACACATCATAGTGTTGCGTGGGGAGCGGCTTGGACCGCATTATTTGGTATAAAAGAAGTTGCATCATTTGCAGCGATTAAGGAGAAAAGTGGTCCACAAAAGGTGGTGCAAACAATACGAGAAAACCATCAACAATATCGTCAAATTTATCAAAAATATCGAGACTTAACAAAACTTTTATCGTGA
- the larB gene encoding nickel pincer cofactor biosynthesis protein LarB: MLEDILQQVKAGTLTVKEASKKLGSYENLGFAKIDHQRQQRTGFPEIIYGEGKTIEQLSTIIEAIKQKKNTVLATRISEQKATAILERFPSCVYDACSQILFWKEEKEEKKTKDGYIAIICAGTSDLKVAEEAAITAEVLGSQVHRIYDVGVAGLHRLLDNLEEIQGATVSVVVAGMEGALASVVGGLVAHPVLAVPTSVGYGANFQGLSALLAMLNSCSSGISVVNIDNGFGAAYNAVMIDRLAYSHDYAK; encoded by the coding sequence ATGCTAGAGGATATTTTACAACAAGTAAAAGCAGGAACGTTAACTGTTAAAGAAGCAAGTAAAAAGCTAGGGTCTTATGAGAATCTTGGTTTTGCGAAAATTGATCATCAAAGACAACAGCGTACAGGATTTCCAGAAATTATTTATGGAGAAGGTAAAACAATTGAACAACTTAGTACGATCATTGAAGCAATTAAACAAAAAAAAAATACCGTTTTAGCTACACGTATTTCGGAACAAAAAGCTACAGCGATTTTAGAGCGTTTTCCGTCTTGTGTCTATGATGCATGTTCACAAATTCTATTTTGGAAAGAAGAGAAAGAAGAGAAAAAAACAAAAGATGGTTATATTGCTATTATTTGTGCTGGTACTTCTGATTTGAAAGTAGCGGAAGAAGCGGCGATCACAGCTGAGGTATTAGGTAGTCAAGTTCATCGAATATATGATGTAGGTGTCGCAGGTTTACATCGATTACTAGATAATTTAGAAGAAATTCAAGGGGCTACCGTTTCGGTTGTCGTTGCAGGAATGGAAGGGGCACTTGCTAGTGTTGTAGGAGGTCTTGTGGCACATCCGGTACTTGCCGTTCCAACTAGTGTCGGTTATGGGGCTAATTTTCAAGGATTATCAGCGCTATTGGCGATGTTAAATTCGTGTTCTTCTGGGATCAGTGTTGTTAATATCGATAATGGTTTTGGGGCTGCTTATAATGCGGTTATGATAGATCGCTTAGCATATTCACATGATTATGCTAAATAA
- the larC gene encoding nickel insertion protein has protein sequence MVKRHPPDHEHVDDKMMKMEINLDDTPSEWLGYVMELLFEAGANDVYYTPIYMKKNRPGIQVQLLCASDQVEQMKEILWRETTTLGIRYYPLTVHRMARRFIKVATEWGEITIKQGIRNGVVWQSAPEYEECKAIAIKHQVPLKQVYQAVWENTKVREE, from the coding sequence ATGGTGAAAAGACATCCCCCTGATCATGAACACGTTGATGACAAAATGATGAAAATGGAGATTAACTTAGACGATACACCGAGTGAATGGCTTGGTTATGTTATGGAACTGCTATTTGAAGCGGGAGCTAATGACGTTTACTATACCCCCATCTATATGAAAAAAAACAGACCTGGAATTCAAGTACAGCTTCTTTGTGCAAGTGATCAGGTTGAACAGATGAAAGAGATTTTATGGAGAGAGACTACTACTCTAGGAATCCGTTATTATCCTTTAACTGTCCATCGTATGGCGCGGAGATTTATTAAAGTAGCTACTGAGTGGGGAGAGATAACAATAAAACAAGGAATAAGAAACGGAGTAGTTTGGCAAAGTGCACCAGAATATGAGGAATGTAAAGCAATTGCTATAAAACACCAAGTACCACTAAAACAAGTCTATCAAGCTGTTTGGGAGAATACCAAAGTTCGAGAAGAATAA